A genomic region of Anaerolineales bacterium contains the following coding sequences:
- a CDS encoding YraN family protein, with protein MSTPRQQLGRWGEQAAASYLQARGYTIEAQNLRSEHGEIDLLASKDGQLIFVEVKARRSTRFGHPEEAVTAAKQAHLIAAAQAYMQSQPAEREWRIDVISVFQPAAGPPDIVHIENAVHG; from the coding sequence ATGAGCACGCCGCGCCAGCAGCTCGGCCGCTGGGGCGAGCAGGCGGCCGCCAGCTACCTGCAAGCCCGCGGCTACACGATAGAAGCGCAAAACCTGCGCTCCGAGCACGGCGAGATTGACCTGCTGGCCAGCAAAGATGGCCAGCTCATCTTCGTCGAAGTGAAAGCGCGGCGTAGCACACGTTTCGGCCACCCCGAAGAAGCCGTGACGGCCGCCAAACAAGCTCACCTGATCGCCGCCGCCCAAGCCTACATGCAAAGCCAGCCTGCCGAACGCGAATGGCGTATTGACGTCATCTCCGTGTTCCAGCCGGCGGCTGGCCCACCTGACATTGTGCACATTGAGAATGCAGTCCACGGATAA
- a CDS encoding dienelactone hydrolase family protein: MNGEMIAYPYNGTDVPAYLSLPASGHGPAVIAIQEWWGLVGHIKDVADRLAAEGFVALAPDLYHGESASEPNEAKKLAMALDRARAISEIGAAASYLNGLDAVQPKKIGALGWCMGGALALSSAAADSQAFAAVVCFYGRPLEAGDVAKLSTPTLGIYGELDGGIPQSLVHAFDNELEKNNTPHHIHTYAGAEHAFFNNDRPEVYHPEAAADAWQRTLAWLRQYLA; this comes from the coding sequence ATGAACGGTGAGATGATTGCATACCCCTACAACGGGACTGACGTACCCGCCTATCTCAGCCTGCCCGCCAGCGGCCACGGCCCGGCGGTGATCGCCATTCAGGAATGGTGGGGCCTGGTGGGCCACATCAAAGACGTGGCAGACCGCTTGGCCGCTGAAGGCTTTGTAGCCCTGGCGCCGGATCTGTACCACGGCGAATCAGCCAGTGAGCCGAACGAAGCCAAGAAGCTCGCCATGGCGTTGGACCGTGCCCGTGCGATCAGCGAAATCGGCGCGGCGGCCAGCTACCTCAACGGGCTGGACGCAGTGCAGCCGAAAAAAATTGGCGCACTGGGCTGGTGCATGGGCGGCGCGCTAGCGCTCTCTTCGGCCGCCGCCGACAGCCAAGCGTTCGCTGCGGTGGTGTGCTTCTACGGCCGCCCGCTCGAGGCCGGTGATGTGGCCAAACTGAGCACGCCGACCCTGGGCATCTATGGGGAGCTGGACGGCGGCATCCCGCAGAGCCTGGTGCACGCTTTCGACAACGAGTTGGAAAAGAACAACACGCCGCATCACATCCACACCTATGCCGGTGCGGAACACGCCTTTTTTAACAATGACCGCCCCGAGGTCTACCATCCTGAAGCGGCGGCAGACGCCTGGCAGCGCACGCTGGCCTGGCTGCGCCAATACCTGGCCTGA
- a CDS encoding M67 family metallopeptidase, with the protein MSQGRWRLQPEHVHSMQVHVAQLAPLEACGLVAGAAGLSQQVYPVTNAAASPTRYRMAPAEQVAALTAMQAQGWELLAIFHSHPAGPATPSPRDVAEALYPGALHLIWAPGVAGWAYRAFLLDGGQPTEIDLHDETTA; encoded by the coding sequence GTGAGCCAGGGCCGCTGGCGCCTGCAGCCTGAGCATGTGCACAGCATGCAAGTGCACGTGGCCCAGCTGGCCCCACTGGAAGCCTGCGGGCTGGTAGCCGGTGCCGCCGGGCTGAGCCAGCAGGTCTACCCTGTAACCAATGCCGCCGCCAGCCCGACGCGTTACCGCATGGCGCCCGCCGAGCAGGTGGCCGCCCTCACGGCGATGCAAGCCCAAGGCTGGGAGCTACTGGCGATCTTTCACTCGCACCCCGCTGGCCCGGCCACGCCATCGCCTCGCGATGTGGCCGAGGCACTATACCCCGGCGCGCTGCATCTGATCTGGGCGCCAGGCGTGGCGGGCTGGGCCTACCGCGCCTTTTTGTTGGATGGTGGGCAGCCTACGGAGATTGATCTACACGATGAAACAACTGCTTGA
- a CDS encoding methyltransferase domain-containing protein — translation MRFNFGKNWQSYARTALNAQQIEAARTDFVRLFAQVPLAGTQFLDIGFGQGLSICLAAEAGAHCCGIDIDSDNLEAARLTQTHFTLAQPPVLSIGSILDPGCVAELGQGGGFDVVHSWGVLHHTGNMALALQHAAQLTKPQGHLVLAIYRSHWSSPLWHTIKWLYNVSPAFLRRGLIAINYWVIYVAKWLVTRQDPRKKERGMDFYHDVVDWVGGYPYEHASEAGLTEHMASLGFERVDFIPAKVPTGCHQFVFHKTGNA, via the coding sequence ATGCGTTTTAACTTCGGCAAAAATTGGCAATCCTACGCCCGCACTGCACTCAACGCACAACAGATCGAAGCCGCCCGCACTGATTTTGTACGCTTGTTTGCCCAGGTGCCGCTGGCGGGCACGCAATTCCTCGATATTGGCTTTGGCCAGGGGCTTTCGATCTGCCTGGCCGCCGAAGCCGGGGCGCATTGCTGCGGCATAGACATTGACAGTGACAATTTGGAAGCGGCGCGGCTCACCCAAACGCACTTCACGCTGGCCCAACCGCCTGTGCTCAGCATCGGCTCGATCCTCGACCCCGGCTGCGTCGCGGAGCTGGGCCAAGGCGGCGGCTTTGATGTTGTGCACTCGTGGGGCGTGTTGCACCATACCGGTAATATGGCTTTGGCGCTGCAGCACGCCGCCCAGCTCACCAAGCCGCAGGGGCATCTGGTACTAGCCATTTACCGTTCGCACTGGAGCTCGCCTTTGTGGCACACCATCAAATGGCTGTACAACGTTTCGCCGGCCTTCTTGCGGCGCGGGCTGATCGCAATCAACTATTGGGTGATCTACGTGGCCAAGTGGTTAGTGACGCGCCAGGATCCGCGCAAGAAAGAACGCGGCATGGATTTTTATCACGACGTGGTGGACTGGGTGGGCGGTTACCCCTATGAGCATGCTAGCGAAGCAGGGCTCACCGAGCACATGGCAAGCCTGGGCTTTGAGCGCGTCGATTTCATCCCCGCCAAGGTGCCTACGGGCTGCCATCAGTTCGTCTTCCACAAGACCGGCAACGCCTAG
- the miaA gene encoding tRNA (adenosine(37)-N6)-dimethylallyltransferase MiaA — protein MQSTDNAQTKLPLVAVLGPTAVGKTETAIAIAERWNGEIVSADSRLLYRGMDIGTAKPSATELARVPHNLIDIANPDETLSLAVFQEQAAAAIADIHSRGKLPLLVGGTGQYMQAIVDGWLPPELPPQPALRTALAGWAEQIGGDALHARLAVLDPAAAANIDARNVRRTLRALEVALATGRRFSEQRRQTPSPYRVLRLGLTRPRAELYARIDARIEAMLAAGWLDEVRRLLAAGYAPSLPSLSAIGYAQLAQHLAGALTLNEAVTEIKRLTRSFVRRQYAWFKPADPTIEWVDLSDADAQTHIDAAVRNFLNQASLE, from the coding sequence ATGCAGTCCACGGATAACGCACAGACCAAGCTGCCCCTGGTGGCCGTGCTTGGCCCCACCGCCGTGGGCAAGACCGAGACGGCCATCGCCATCGCTGAGCGTTGGAACGGCGAGATCGTCTCGGCCGATTCGCGCTTGCTGTATCGCGGCATGGACATCGGCACCGCCAAACCCTCGGCTACCGAGTTGGCGCGGGTGCCGCATAATTTGATTGACATCGCCAACCCAGACGAGACGCTGAGTTTGGCCGTGTTCCAAGAGCAGGCCGCGGCAGCCATCGCCGATATTCACTCGCGTGGCAAACTGCCGCTGCTGGTCGGCGGCACCGGGCAATACATGCAAGCCATCGTGGATGGCTGGCTGCCGCCGGAACTGCCGCCCCAGCCTGCCCTGCGCACCGCGCTAGCAGGCTGGGCCGAACAAATCGGCGGCGATGCGCTGCATGCGCGCCTGGCTGTGCTCGACCCGGCCGCGGCGGCCAACATCGACGCGCGCAATGTGCGCCGCACCCTGCGTGCGCTGGAAGTGGCCTTGGCCACCGGCCGCCGCTTTAGCGAACAGCGCCGCCAAACACCCTCACCCTACCGCGTGCTGCGCCTGGGGCTCACCCGCCCGCGCGCCGAGCTGTATGCACGCATTGACGCGCGCATCGAAGCCATGCTGGCCGCCGGCTGGCTCGACGAAGTGCGCCGCCTACTGGCGGCAGGCTACGCGCCTTCGCTACCCAGCTTGAGCGCTATTGGCTATGCGCAGTTGGCGCAACATTTGGCGGGCGCGCTTACCCTCAACGAAGCTGTGACCGAGATCAAGCGCCTGACGCGCAGTTTTGTGCGCCGCCAGTACGCCTGGTTCAAACCCGCTGACCCTACCATTGAATGGGTAGACTTAAGTGACGCTGACGCGCAGACGCATATCGATGCGGCTGTGCGCAATTTTCTCAACCAAGCAAGTTTAGAATAG